From Roseburia hominis, the proteins below share one genomic window:
- a CDS encoding ABC transporter permease has protein sequence MRREKHFWKNKYCRLGMGVLVFLLVLAILGPLLSPFGPTEQNADAQNLGSSLMHPFGTDKFGRDVFVRVCFGMGISLLVGFAGAFLCGVIGVFYGGISGYAGGKTDLLLMRVADIVEAVPSLLYVILIMLVLGASVGSMIFGICIAGWTKMARVVRAEIKRLGKMDFVLSAKLSGAGGLHILRKHLIPAAAGPIIVNLTFLVPEAIFTEAFLSFVGVGLSAPAASLGTLIREARSQMQVYPGQMLYPMLVLCVLILALNLIGIGIEQEIAKIREG, from the coding sequence TGCGTAGAGAGAAGCATTTTTGGAAAAATAAATATTGCAGGCTGGGCATGGGTGTTTTGGTGTTCTTACTTGTGCTTGCCATCTTAGGACCGCTTCTTTCTCCCTTCGGGCCGACGGAGCAGAATGCAGATGCCCAGAATTTGGGCAGCAGTCTTATGCACCCCTTCGGGACCGATAAATTTGGAAGAGATGTATTTGTGCGGGTGTGTTTTGGTATGGGAATCAGCCTTTTGGTCGGATTTGCGGGAGCGTTTCTTTGCGGCGTGATCGGCGTTTTTTATGGCGGTATCTCCGGCTATGCCGGGGGAAAGACGGATCTGCTCCTGATGCGTGTGGCAGATATTGTGGAGGCGGTTCCTTCGCTTTTATATGTGATTTTGATCATGCTGGTGCTGGGAGCCAGTGTGGGAAGTATGATATTTGGAATCTGTATTGCCGGGTGGACGAAGATGGCTCGGGTGGTACGCGCAGAGATAAAAAGGCTTGGCAAAATGGATTTTGTCCTGTCGGCAAAGCTTTCCGGTGCGGGCGGACTGCACATTTTAAGAAAGCATTTGATTCCCGCTGCGGCCGGACCGATTATCGTGAATCTCACCTTCCTGGTGCCGGAGGCTATTTTTACGGAGGCCTTTTTGAGCTTCGTGGGAGTGGGACTCTCTGCGCCCGCGGCAAGTCTTGGCACGCTGATCCGGGAGGCACGCAGTCAGATGCAGGTCTATCCGGGGCAGATGCTATATCCGATGTTGGTACTATGCGTGCTGATTCTGGCGTTAAATCTGATCGGAATCGGGATTGAGCAGGAAATTGCAAAGATACGGGAAGGATAA